A region from the Paenarthrobacter aurescens genome encodes:
- a CDS encoding NlpC/P60 family protein, translating to MSSRILRGRRKADSVRPNPFISISKAVASNASGAGRQAAVIAAASGLVLTGSIAAHAAETPVQRDSSPATVAETVSEAPTKVVTALATATVNFERPAVASVAAPVIEKPAPVVEAPVAKKAAVTTAAATAPVAAQAAVAAAPVAAAPAAPAPAPVAAAPAVGGVNAAMVASAYAQIGVFQDCTAMVEKALGSAGIPVGDLGPMQFMNYGRVVSDPQPGDMIVQSGHVAIYIGNGQAISGGINGNQTGIHPISWLTATGPLTYVRAGA from the coding sequence ATGTCTTCACGCATTCTTCGCGGCCGTCGTAAGGCGGACAGCGTACGTCCTAATCCGTTCATCTCCATCTCGAAGGCAGTAGCCAGCAACGCTTCCGGCGCTGGCCGTCAGGCCGCTGTTATCGCAGCAGCCTCGGGCCTCGTTTTGACCGGCTCCATTGCTGCTCACGCAGCTGAGACCCCGGTTCAGCGCGATTCCAGCCCCGCAACGGTCGCCGAGACCGTTTCCGAGGCACCCACCAAAGTTGTTACCGCTCTGGCTACGGCTACCGTCAACTTCGAGCGCCCGGCAGTTGCTTCCGTAGCAGCCCCGGTCATCGAGAAGCCGGCTCCCGTTGTTGAGGCACCTGTAGCCAAGAAGGCAGCCGTCACCACCGCTGCAGCAACGGCCCCCGTTGCCGCTCAGGCTGCAGTTGCTGCTGCACCTGTAGCTGCCGCACCGGCTGCTCCGGCTCCCGCTCCCGTAGCTGCTGCTCCCGCCGTTGGCGGAGTCAACGCAGCCATGGTTGCTTCGGCTTACGCCCAGATCGGCGTGTTCCAGGACTGCACCGCCATGGTCGAAAAGGCCCTCGGCTCCGCAGGTATCCCGGTTGGCGACCTCGGTCCCATGCAGTTCATGAACTACGGCCGGGTTGTCAGCGATCCCCAGCCCGGCGACATGATCGTCCAGTCCGGCCACGTTGCTATCTACATCGGCAACGGCCAGGCAATCAGCGGCGGCATCAACGGCAACCAGACGGGCATCCACCCGATCAGCTGGTTGACCGCTACGGGTCCCCTGACCTACGTACGCGCTGGCGCATAA
- a CDS encoding FAD-binding protein, with translation MSLTPDSGTERTTTVVIGAGLSGLAVASELSRYGVGSIVVDGFGALSATGPSVHTGMLQRTDAADPASLQERNEILRHLRNYAANHHLDVRNTTRAVRLDFLGSDPSRQIGYGLAASMTTAGLRTGLHASGPLESTPRQWAVHTAHGVLLADHVVVTRCAQSQLRRMLAELGIAVGQNFAAAMRALGMHLVGVGDLITPSPKEVLRQAKAVGQAISAKVALPSVPGIAIA, from the coding sequence GTGTCACTCACGCCTGATTCCGGCACGGAACGCACCACCACCGTGGTCATCGGAGCCGGCTTGTCCGGCTTGGCAGTTGCCAGCGAACTCAGCCGCTACGGCGTGGGTTCAATCGTTGTGGACGGTTTCGGGGCGCTGTCCGCCACAGGACCGTCCGTCCATACAGGCATGCTCCAACGCACCGACGCCGCAGATCCCGCATCACTGCAGGAACGCAACGAAATCCTCCGGCACTTGCGGAACTACGCCGCCAACCATCATCTGGATGTTCGCAATACCACCCGCGCCGTCCGCCTTGATTTCCTGGGCTCGGACCCCTCCCGGCAAATCGGGTACGGGCTTGCCGCAAGCATGACTACAGCAGGCCTCAGGACCGGACTCCACGCGTCCGGCCCCCTGGAATCAACCCCGCGGCAATGGGCGGTCCATACGGCACACGGCGTGCTCCTGGCAGACCACGTGGTGGTGACGCGCTGCGCCCAAAGCCAGCTGCGGCGCATGCTGGCCGAGCTTGGCATAGCTGTGGGACAGAATTTCGCCGCGGCCATGAGGGCCCTCGGAATGCACCTTGTGGGCGTAGGTGACCTCATCACGCCTTCCCCCAAGGAAGTGCTGCGGCAAGCCAAGGCAGTGGGCCAAGCGATTTCCGCCAAGGTTGCCCTGCCGTCCGTTCCCGGCATCGCCATCGCCTAG
- a CDS encoding universal stress protein yields the protein MDQHGRHNEESQDGQDQVVEPGGIVVGVDGSEHGQCALVWAAREAERRQLPLHIVTAYSVPIFAASGLDGGYATVDDSVIRDGADAIVRQALDKVSGYAIDVDASVENGDAAGVLLDLSEDAALLVFGSRGRGGFVGRLLGSVSSALPAHAKCPTVTVPLYCADRLGENTEDKHIKAEHAKTGPRKVENVVAVGVDGSEQARVAVLEAAEEAQRMGATLRVICAVPQYSGSLAWVPAPLDRDALFADIRVQLDAGVAWLRSHFPSLAIETELRDGSPVDVLVETSRTVELVVLGTRGRGGFAGMLLGSTSDGVLHHAKGPVLVVPDREDPRLADRHKFGPMLGAA from the coding sequence ATGGACCAGCACGGCAGACACAATGAAGAGTCGCAGGACGGCCAGGACCAGGTTGTGGAACCGGGCGGCATCGTCGTAGGAGTGGACGGTTCAGAGCACGGTCAGTGTGCCTTGGTGTGGGCCGCACGGGAAGCGGAGCGCCGCCAACTGCCCCTGCACATTGTCACGGCATATTCCGTGCCCATTTTTGCGGCTTCCGGCTTGGACGGCGGCTATGCAACAGTTGATGATTCCGTGATCCGCGATGGCGCTGACGCGATCGTTCGCCAGGCGCTGGACAAGGTCTCCGGATACGCCATTGACGTTGATGCTTCAGTGGAGAACGGCGATGCCGCCGGCGTCCTGCTGGACCTCTCCGAGGACGCCGCGCTGCTTGTCTTTGGCAGCCGTGGCCGTGGTGGATTCGTCGGCCGTCTGCTGGGCTCGGTGAGTAGTGCCTTGCCCGCGCACGCCAAATGCCCCACGGTGACGGTTCCGCTTTATTGCGCGGACCGGCTGGGCGAGAACACCGAGGACAAGCACATCAAGGCCGAGCACGCCAAGACGGGCCCGCGGAAGGTGGAAAACGTTGTTGCGGTAGGCGTTGACGGTTCGGAACAGGCGCGCGTTGCCGTGCTTGAAGCTGCCGAGGAAGCCCAACGCATGGGAGCCACGCTCCGCGTCATCTGTGCTGTCCCGCAGTACAGCGGTTCCCTGGCCTGGGTTCCGGCTCCGCTGGATCGCGATGCACTCTTTGCGGACATCAGGGTCCAGCTCGACGCTGGTGTTGCGTGGCTCAGAAGCCACTTCCCATCGTTGGCCATAGAGACAGAACTCCGTGACGGCTCCCCGGTTGATGTACTGGTGGAAACGAGCCGGACCGTGGAACTGGTGGTTTTGGGTACGCGTGGCCGCGGCGGGTTCGCGGGGATGCTGCTGGGTTCAACATCTGACGGCGTCCTGCACCACGCCAAGGGGCCGGTTCTGGTTGTTCCGGACCGGGAGGACCCGCGGCTGGCTGACCGTCACAAGTTCGGGCCCATGCTCGGCGCTGCCTAA